In a single window of the Planctomycetota bacterium genome:
- a CDS encoding RecQ family ATP-dependent DNA helicase produces the protein MAFVHSGTARNASVGRIQRPFDLYRGQSPPWPRVARPSGSLSSFRLTPGALVPRTASTYDHRPDACPPPGDGAGPPADARVAAILQRWWGFDKLRPLQADAIDAALGGRDSLVVMPTGGGKSLCYQLPPLVGDSTDVVISPLVALMKDQVDGLEAIGYPAAALHGGLSPAERGRIRERLAAGELRLLFTAPERLVNTGLLDLLATVGVKRFAIDEAHCISHWGHDFRPEYRQLALLRERFPAASLHAFTATATPRVRDDIVAQLSLRRPTVLVGTFDRPNLCYRVVPRTDRNAQVAEILGRHRGEASIVYCISRAETERLAARLAAAGFLARPYHAGLDQGERRRTQEAFARETIDVVVATVAFGMGIDRSDVRLVLHTGLPKSLEAYQQETGRAGRDGLAAECVLLYSSADVFSWEALVRRSAAEAELGADESAALVAGQMEHLHAMRRYAQAARCRHAALSEYFGQAYPPAACGACDVCLGETDALPEATVTAQKILSCVARVQQRFGVRHVCEVLRGARTEAVLRHGHDRLSTFGLLPTLDQRTAENLVHQLLDLELLDRSGGDRPVIALNERSWEVLKGNRPVVLLEPRAARSTRPTKGETDDWEGVDRDLFERLRVWRRRVADARGKPAWTILDDKALRAIARERPASPAALLRCRGIGEKRLADFGAVILDIVAGRPIPG, from the coding sequence ATGGCCTTTGTCCACTCAGGGACCGCGCGGAACGCCAGCGTCGGCCGCATCCAGCGGCCGTTTGATCTTTACCGTGGCCAAAGCCCTCCATGGCCTCGGGTGGCTCGGCCGTCTGGTAGTCTGTCCAGCTTCCGTCTCACCCCAGGTGCGCTCGTGCCACGGACGGCATCCACGTACGACCACCGGCCCGATGCCTGCCCGCCTCCCGGCGACGGCGCCGGCCCGCCGGCCGACGCCCGCGTGGCCGCGATCCTCCAACGCTGGTGGGGATTCGACAAGCTCCGCCCCCTCCAGGCCGACGCGATCGACGCCGCCCTCGGCGGCCGCGACTCGCTGGTCGTGATGCCCACCGGGGGCGGCAAGAGCCTGTGCTACCAGTTGCCCCCGTTGGTTGGCGATTCGACCGACGTGGTGATCTCGCCGCTGGTAGCGCTGATGAAGGACCAGGTCGACGGCCTCGAGGCGATCGGCTATCCCGCCGCAGCCCTCCACGGGGGCCTGTCGCCGGCGGAGCGCGGGCGGATCCGCGAGCGGCTTGCCGCCGGGGAGTTGCGCCTCCTGTTCACGGCGCCGGAGCGGCTGGTCAACACCGGCCTGCTCGACCTCCTCGCCACGGTCGGGGTCAAGCGGTTCGCGATCGACGAGGCCCACTGCATCAGCCACTGGGGGCACGATTTCCGCCCCGAATACCGGCAGCTGGCGCTGCTCCGCGAGCGCTTCCCGGCGGCCAGCCTCCATGCCTTCACGGCCACCGCCACGCCGCGCGTCCGCGACGACATCGTCGCCCAGCTGTCGCTGCGCCGGCCGACGGTCCTCGTCGGCACGTTCGACCGCCCCAACCTCTGCTACCGCGTCGTGCCACGGACCGACCGCAACGCCCAGGTGGCCGAGATCCTCGGCCGTCACCGCGGCGAGGCCTCGATCGTCTACTGCATCTCGCGCGCCGAGACCGAGCGGCTCGCCGCGCGGCTCGCCGCCGCCGGGTTCCTCGCCCGGCCCTACCATGCCGGTCTCGACCAGGGGGAGCGGCGCCGCACGCAGGAGGCGTTCGCCCGCGAGACGATCGACGTCGTCGTCGCCACCGTCGCCTTCGGGATGGGGATCGACCGCTCGGACGTCCGGCTCGTGCTCCACACCGGCCTCCCGAAGAGCCTCGAGGCCTACCAGCAGGAGACCGGCCGCGCCGGACGCGACGGCCTGGCGGCGGAGTGCGTGCTCCTCTATTCGTCGGCCGACGTGTTCAGCTGGGAGGCGCTGGTGCGCCGCAGCGCCGCCGAAGCCGAGCTCGGCGCCGACGAATCGGCGGCGCTCGTCGCCGGCCAGATGGAGCATCTCCATGCGATGCGCCGCTACGCCCAGGCCGCGCGCTGCCGCCATGCGGCGCTGTCGGAGTATTTCGGCCAGGCCTACCCCCCGGCGGCGTGCGGTGCCTGCGACGTCTGCCTCGGCGAAACCGACGCGCTGCCGGAGGCGACCGTCACCGCCCAGAAGATCCTCTCGTGCGTCGCCCGGGTGCAGCAGCGGTTCGGCGTCCGCCACGTCTGCGAGGTGCTGCGCGGGGCGCGCACCGAGGCGGTCCTGCGCCACGGCCACGACCGCCTCTCGACGTTCGGCCTGCTGCCGACGCTCGACCAGCGGACCGCCGAGAACCTCGTCCACCAGCTCCTCGACCTCGAGCTCCTCGACCGCTCAGGGGGCGACCGGCCCGTGATCGCGCTCAACGAGCGCTCCTGGGAGGTCCTCAAGGGCAATCGTCCCGTCGTCCTCCTCGAGCCACGCGCCGCGCGTTCCACCCGCCCCACCAAGGGCGAGACCGACGACTGGGAGGGCGTCGACCGCGACCTGTTCGAGCGGCTCCGCGTCTGGCGGCGCCGGGTCGCCGACGCGCGGGGCAAGCCGGCCTGGACGATCCTCGACGACAAGGCCCTCCGGGCGATCGCCCGCGAGCGCCCCGCCTCCCCTGCCGCCCTGCTCCGCTGCCGGGGCATCGGCGAGAAACGGCTCGCCGATTTCGGGGCCGTGATCCTCGACATCGTCGCGGGGCGGCCGATACCCGGGTAG